The Xiphophorus hellerii strain 12219 chromosome 6, Xiphophorus_hellerii-4.1, whole genome shotgun sequence genomic interval GGTGTCATACTCGTTTATGGAGATTGTCTGTGTCTACGGATATTCACTGGCAGTTTACATTCCAGCTGTGGTAAGTCCTATAAATATGTTAACTATGCTACTGACATTGTTCTGCAACAAATTGAGCCTTGCAATACGTTAGTGAAccatattatttaaaaaaatatattattgtcTATGCAATGCTTTGAAAAAGTTTTCTCAAGCTTCATGTCACATTTCAACAATAAACCTCAAGGGATTGAGGTGATAAACAAAGTTTTAagaattgtttttctattttcagtgACAGCTTCTTTCTTGGATTTTGATCTGTTTACTGGCTTGGCCACATCAACATGCTCAAATCAATTGAATACAGATAAACCTTCCTGATGgtttgaaaaggtttttcttttctgaaactTTCTCCAATATAGGCCCAAATCACTCCTTGCTTTTACATAAGCTGTTACTTTGAAGGGGTGTGGATATTTTTGTAAGGCACTATAGCTGCATATGTTTTAAACAGAATGCAAAAGGAATGAGAAGGTTAGGGGTGAATATTTAGAAACTGTATTGTTAACAATAGACTTGTAGTAATTAGAAAATTAATACTTTTCAGTGATGCCATGACAGCTTTTgaagaaatatatttctgtatGTCATTACTCTGACACAGATTGTTTCAATAACAGGTTCTGTGGATTCCACACGTTGAGTGGCTGAGGTGGCTCTCCATCGTGGTGGCGCTCTGCTTGTCTAGCTCAGTACTGGTGATGACTTTCTGGCCTGCACTCAGAGACGACCACCCCAAAGTCATCATAGCTACCGTAGTAGGCATTGTGCTGCTGAACGGGCTGCTGGCTGTAGGCTGTAAGGTAATAATTCTGGCTTTCGATGCTGGATATGAGAGCAAACAAATATGGTCTAAGGTTTATTATCTTGATCTGGCTCTCTGCCTTAACAGCATTTCTAATTTAGTTCCTTCTTTATAACCAGTCTGTGTTGGTGTAGATAACAATGATTGCATAAGTCTCAATTGTTTTCAGTGATCTCAACATAACCCAGCTTTGACCCTGCTTGTTGTGTCAGTCACATACAAAGCTGTGCCATATTTGCGCAGCTCCTACCTGTGTGATTCTGGGAAACAAATGTACTTGGTAGTGTCAGGTTGTTCTCCTCTTATCAATGGAAACTTTGACCATGCTGGCTAACTGCTGGGACAATGGGCTGTTTGATGACTTCTTAATGTGAATACTGTCAGGTCTGCAGCCATATCCAATGTCTTGTAACATCCATGTAATTGCTCTACAAAGTACAGTAACCCTATGTCTGAAGAGGTAATAAGATAATAGGATTTTAAGACTCTTGCCTTCTTTTCTCCATAGTTCATATTTTCCTTGCACCTAAATTATAGTCTGACATTGATTGTTGTTTTAACTAATGGATTCAGTTGATTTTCTTGACATCTTTTAGCATTCAGCTTTCAACAGTTAATTGCAGAAATCAGACATTGGGAAGAAACCCAAGGTCCAGTATCTTAACATTTTTGACCTAAGAATTTAGAAAAGGTAGTTACTCAGTGTAGTGAgaaattttctccttttttccgTGATGCATCTAAAACTTCTTTGTTTGTATCACTGTATTCAGTGCTGTGTCTGACACAGTTGATCACATTATTCTAAAGGTGATGCCTGGTACTGTGCTACGCTAAAATGGTTCAGAACATATTTGACAGACTTTgtcaaatgttaattaaaattctAAAAGAACAAGAATCACATGTGAGGTTCCTCAAGACTTAATTTTTGGGTCAATTTTATTCTCTGCGCTACCAGGACCCAAGCTGAACAAGAATAGACAGCATTTGGTTTTTCTCTGAAAACTTGAGGTGTCTAGAAACTGTTGACTCATTTGAAGAAGGTTTGAAAACCTTATTGTTCAGTGCATGTTTCCTATTGAAGAATACctcatcagtttgtttttaacatttcttacttttttggTTCATATTATAATATTgcggtttttttctttttaaattatgctttaatgttttgtatttaaattttcttgttttcaatGTCTAATTGCTTCACACCTTTCCTTTGTTTTCACATACAGCTCTGTAAGTTATTTTGTGTATGCTAAACTTGCCCTGCCTTTGCCTACAGATGTACTTCTTCAACGAACCAAAGCTCGGACCACCACATGTCAGTCCCCCTGAAGCAAAGACCAATAGAACATCTTCATGAAGGACCTGCTTTCATTGGGTGAAGGTAAACAACAGAGCTAAACAGGCTTATTTCTTAAGTATGTTTACTTTAACATTAATGTCacaattactttttttgttatCAACTGCAGGCCTATATTAAAAGCTTTGGGTAATGGATCAAGTGTCTCTTTCTGAGACACTTGATCTCAGAAAGAGTAGTATTGTCCTACTTGAGTCAAAAACCAGACCACAAACTTTTGTCTTCCCTAAAGTGTCcattattctgtatttttaaattacaggtTCTCCAGTTGCATTATTAGAGAGACTCAAGTTCCTGCGTTGATGAAGTCATGGGTGTACTGGATTTCACCGGCACCTTGGCCCTTCCGGATTAAGGCCTTAAAGGCCGACTTGTAACTTCGGTGCAGCATCATGAcctctgaaaatgaaaactgttcTTGAGTATGTTACTTCTAATGGGATGGCTTCTAAACTTACTTAAGTTAATTGGGGTGTAGTATTACACAGCAAACACAATGTTATTGTGGTGGTGATGTTGTTTCCAGCTTTATAGCActaatgttaaaatgtaaaagaaaaaagtggttGGTGATTGCAGGATCAGTGATATTTCATTGatctatttctttttataatttttatagtTGTTTCATACATACCCTCTGAAGGTAAAGGTGTTGTATTTTCTTAATATCAAGTGCCCTTAACTATTGCCAAAGCCTGGCAAGATGTCAAAGTAATGTTTGTAAATATTCTATAAATAATTTGTTGTTATTATGGCTAATTATagtaaaatctattaaaatctATGTTAATTTGTGTGTACAATGTTAATGTAGAggcaaaaacttttaataatttgAGAGTAGAAGGGATGATGGTGGCAGCAGTGGTAGGAGTTCGCCCCGCAATCGGCAATCCCCATTCCACTTGCACCTTTTCTTGCCTATCGTttggcaagacacttcacccgccTTGCCttctggtggtggtcagagggcccgGTGGCATTGGTACATGGTACCCTCGCTatgaaaaaaagtatatattacACCAATGTGTGTTTCTTGTTGAATAAGACACAAAGTGCAAGATTTGCTTGGTTTAGTCTCAACGAATACATTACTCAGGTTTTTGCAGTTGGGAAAGAATGTTCTTGCAGTATCAGTGTGGGGTTATTGTCCCACTGCATACAGGGCAATTCTAGAAGAAAAGCTGATGGCGGTTACTAAAAACCTAAGAATCAGATCTACCTTCCAGTCAGGCAACAACGATAAACATACAGCCaggaaatatgattaaaatgattgaaGCATAATAAAAATCTTGACTCATTCAAATGGCCATATGGAAATTGCTGTTTACATTCACTGAACATTCAATTTGACAGATGTTGGACTGCCTGGTAATGGTGGAAGGAGTTTGAAACTCCTACCATTTGATCTCTGCTCCACTGCCTTTGTCATTGTTTCCTTGGGCAAAACACTTCATCTACCTTGCTGTTGGTGACGGTCAGAAGGGCCGATGCCACGATACAGCAGCCTCGCTTCTATCAGACTTCCCCAAGGAGGCAGTGGCTACAATACAGTTGCTTGccatcatcagtgtgtgaatgggAATGACTTGATCTCATGTAAAGTGTCATGTAAGTCCaatgtcatttcattttacCTTTCTACTTCAAAATGTGCTCCACTTTGTATGGATTCTTAAAATCTATTGAGGGTTATgtgttatgtgacaaaatgtataaaggttcaaagttatttttcaaGGCACTGAAGAAGAACTGAAGAGTCgcattaaaatgtcaacatttgcAATTACTTGAACTCTTTGCCGTTTTGGTGCACTTTAAGGATTTTAGACTTGAGAACCTTAAGTCACCCCAGCTGTCATCGGGTAGCAACGTGACCCTTCTACCAGTGTTAGAAGTTGCCTGTCCACTTCCACagttggacattttaaatatttaaaggtgAGATTGTAACCAATAGGTATAGATTCAACATTTACAAGAATGTGTCTGACTTTAAAAACGAACGCAGGTCTTTAGTCGCCATCTAGCATCTGATTCATCCATCTTAGCTGTTGCATGGAGGGCTAAACCGATAAAATCTAGTGTGACAGTTTGAATGACCTGCGGTGGAAAATCTTGAGCCCTGCAATGGACCACATCCAGGCATACAGCATAGTTCTATTACGGGGAAGAGATTGTCCTTAAGACTTTGCCCATTGTTGGCACTGATTAACAAGGGCCGAcgtttttagattaattaacaaaataggaaaaaaattgGGTCACTTGACACGGTGTCAAAGGGATAGTGGCGCCATAATTAATGGTCATTCTAGCCTCAGCTTTGAGTTACACTGGAGCCTACTTGTCTAACTGATAACCCTCTTATACGAATGTCACCTACCCGAGTCGCAGACATGCTTGTGGATTCATTAACACCCCACTAAAGGACTCTGTTTTTCCCTAAAGATATGCAGTAAGAATTTTTCCTCAGTTCTTGATTTGGAAACCTCTCCACAGGATGGCTTCTGCAAGTGGTAAAGCTGAAAAAGCCTCAAAATTTGAGATGCTGAAACTTTTGGAAAACTGCCGGAAGGAAAGAGATGATGCTTTACAACGGGAAAGTGCTCTCAGGGAAAAACTCAGGCAGAATGAGACAAGGTTGCGTTCAACTGAGGGcctgaaacaaaaactgaagatcTTGACTGTGGACAACAAAGAGCTTAGAAAGCAAGTGAAGGCTCTTCGGACTGATATCGGATTGGAGAGAAGCCCCAACTTTTCAGGGAAGACCACCAAAGACATAGTCAATGATTTTGAAGAAAAGGAGCGCGAGTGCAACTCCTTAATAGACAAGACCGGGAAACTTAGAGTGACCATTGATGACTTGACAGCAGAGCTGTCCAATGTAACCACCTCCAAGATGCTCTTAGAGGACCAAGTGCAGTCTTTACAGCAAAATCTCAAGGATATGACAAATAATCAGCGGCGTCTGCTGAAGCTGTGGGACGACAAGAAGACCCAGAGGGAGCAGCTCGCTCTTCCTGCAATTGTTCAGAAACCCTTCACCCACAAAGAAATTCAAACTGACATGTCCATAAGCTCATACCAGAAGCTCCCACCTAATGCTTTTGAGACCAAGCAGATTAGACAGGATGGAGACAAGGACAATTTATCTTCCTTTGGTAATGGCTTTCATTATAGCAGAAAGAGTTCTGTGGACAATGAAACCTAATGACTTCAGTTCTGGCAGTTCATGCAAGGATGGTAACAGTAACACTAAAATGAATGATTCAATGAATTTCTGAATTACTATGCTTGAAACATATCTGTAACCAAGAGGCAAATCCTATAAACTCAAATATGACATGTCAGTTGAAACTGAGCTGGCTCAAAGagcaaatttgttttgcaaacaatgacttgttttttttttataagttgttgctgtgttgtcttttctttcttttttataaaagaaatatattgacGTTTATGGTGTAAACAATAGAAAATTTTTAGTACACCGTGCAATGAAATTCCATAATGGTAGATATGATCATACCTGCTGAGAAGCCAATGGGACAGTAGACATAGAAGACCATCTGAACATGATATTCTGTTTAGATGACATAAACTATCATATGACTgtatatctactgtatatattgtgtatagagataaaatacataaaatataaagcCAAGTTAATAGGCTGCAAGAATGTAtaactttaaattgattaattttgaatattgatggcattaaaaacatttatgatgttgaacatattctaatttaatgtATGCACATTGCATTGACATAGAAAATCATCTAAAagtgcatttatttcagtaacatgAAAGTAACATGTTATTCAGACCATTACCTAAAGGCTAATgtttttcaagtgtttattttagcTAACTGATGCCTGGGCTTGCAGCTATTGAAATGTGTGATGTGATAACTGGAGAAGCTGAGCAACAGTTCAGCCTTTTGTTCTCATTAGTCCAGGTAAGGTGATTCTGGCAATGTCTCTGTTTCATGAGTAGCTCAACACAAGGAATAATATAGTTGTAGCCCATTTGGATGCCTTTGGAGGCAATGACTCAAGCTGCACCACACTTTATGAATTTTCCCAAATGGTCTTTAAACTAATGTGTGCTATCCCTGTTGCTTGCACACCTTTCTcaagcacatttttttcttccactcaactacTAACATACTCTGTGAAGAGCCAACGTTTTTAGTAATGGCTTTCTGTGGCCTTCCCTTCTTGTGGAGTGTGTCATTTTTACCATGACTGTGCAGGTAATAACATGACAATATAAAGCATTtctatattaaaatatttttattggttttatttgatATCCCAATTTTCCAGGATATTTTATGAGCTGTAAACCATGATCATAAAAATGACCATAAACAGTGTATAGAATCTAtattaaaaatcaatttcactttttgaaaagaattactgaaataaattgcaatttatattaaatgttATGTACTGTTGTACTTTATCAAGCTGGTCTTGCCGAAGCTTGAAGTTGCACAAAGGACGAGTATGGGAAccaaaagagacattttttgcGGAGCTATCCAAACGATTCTGATCCCAGAAAGTTGTAGGAATTCCCATTGAGCCATTATTTTCGTGTTGATTTGTCTTGATGCCTTGAGTTGagttttattaatgttattttactgcattttctGTGGACTAAAACTAAAACCATTTTAACAATTATTTAAGTGTCTCATTAGGTGTTACCAACTCAGCACTGCATTtatgtagaaaaatatatttgaaataaaacatttaacaggcAGTAAAACGGGCAACTTTTAATCGGGGTCCTTCAGAGGTATCTTGAATGCATGTGGCGCGATGTAGATGATGTGGATACCGGAGGCTAAAATAATTTGACAGCCGAGAGCTGAAGACAACTTCATCGCAGAGTGGAGTAATTTTCAAACAAGCATCATGTTTCCTTCAGAAACAAGCTGCTGGTTTATCCGCAAGGTGAGTTATTTTTGATAAGAGTTCACTTATAGAACTACAAAACTGGATCGCTAAGCTAAGAGGCTAACCTCTACCCCATTTGTTTATGCTAGCTTCCTAGAGTTCAGTTTTATAActtgctgtttttaatttaattttgagttaacttaatttatgtaaagaaaataaaaaaagaaaaatcaggagAAATACgttatgaattttatttttaaagaaatgcaagagTTGGAAGACAAAGTTTGTGAATGTAACATTAGCATTGAAATATTGTACGAATATTTCCTTTTATACTAGCGGACATTAGCAAAGACTTATATGTTTACTAGTGCCTTTCTCGGTTTGGTAAACATAAAATATCGATAAAATGTCAGCCACAAAATAAAACGATCTAATTTCAGGAGTTGGAGCTTTTCCAGATAGTTTTCAGAAGGTACAAGAAAAACCGGCGTGCTGTGTAGTTTGTAAGTTTTTGATGATGCTTATCTGTACAACATACAATCAGCAGGGTTCCTCTAAATGTAGACTTTAAACAGCACCTTTTAGTAAGCTGAGCATTTGAAAACTAATTGAGAAGTTGGGTAATTTTGTCACAAAATGCGCTCCTGCATTGCAGATTTTAACATTCAGTAATGGGTGGTAGGTTGATTTATAATGGAGAACAGAAATAACCTTCATTGTTTTTCAGTGTGGAAATTCAGGTTGACCAGCAGCAAAGTGGCAAGTCAAAGCATTCAgatttacacagaaataaaaatattagaaacaGAACATATAGTTTAGAACTGAAAATAACTTAATATAAAGTGAGGGTAAATTTACAgcataagaaaaaaactatgGAGTAATTGAAAATGGcataaaaatagacaaaatgtttgtgtatctttgtacataaaaaaacaatagaatatTTACAAGACGTGGAACAAACCTAACAGTAGGGATGTTATTTAGACAATAAATATGGCAagctattatttattttgcttacaAATGCTTGAGGAAATTATCAGAGAATAAATATGGCAAGCTAGTATTTATTTTGCTTACAAACACTTGAGGAAATTATCAGCTATGTTTTGtagcataaatgtttttcttttgttggtgTAATACTACTGCCTTCTCTGTTCAGGTCATTTGGTGGAGAGCTGCTGCCAGCATTGCCTGGTCTGTCCTGTTGTTGCCGCCCACCACggcagtttttgtgtttctcagcaagttcagttttcttcacCCCATTCAGACTATTTCAGGTCAGTCGCCATGTTGGTTGTGCTCTTTGACCTGTTTATCTGACCCAGTTGAAAGTGTGcgttaaacaacaacaaaaaaacctttctTGTGATGCCAGAATGCCTGTCTCTGCTGATGAGTTCCTGTTTGATTTTCTCCTTCATCCTGCTTGGTGGAGTGGTCATCATGGTTGGGTTCTTGAATTTAGAGTACTATACAGGTGAGTGGCAGAGAggagtaatatttttaaaagatttttggTAATTGGCACTGGggcttttttctcttaaaaccaaaaactgtcCTAACAGTCCACCTGgttttaagagaaaataaagaacttCTTTGCATTTCAAATGGAATTTTTATGTTTGGTTATTGCCTGATTTGATTGAAAAtacacagtaaaaacatttatttgccaTTTCTATCATTTTTTCTGTTACTTTATCATTTAAGGGCAATTAAAGAACTggcatgttaaaataattatcaCTTCAttactttcagttttttgcCAGCGGATTCTGTCCAGTTGTTGACATATCTTGTATTTCTCTGTCTCTTTAGTTATCCCGACTATTGCCTGCTCTAAAATTGCATTGCTGGGTCAGCTGCTTCACCCTCGCCAGGTTGTCAACTCCCTTGCCCACTGCCTGATGGGAGTGATTGTAGGTTGGTGTTGCGCAGTCACTGTTGGTAACAGATATGAGACACTCGGGTGCCCATGTAAAAGTAGCGATGGGTAAGTCGATGCCAGGCcaaattcagttttagttttcagtaCTTTTATCTAACTTTAATTTCTTCTGTGTCTTTCCATCCTCGGCAGTGTTCCTCAGATGGGGCTCAATGAGTATCACCTTGTCTTTTTGCTGGCTGGAGCATTTGTTGGTTTCTCTCACAGCCTCCTGGGAGTTATCCATAACATAAATTATGTCTCCTTCCATGCTGTTCAGGTAGGGGACACGAGTGCCGCTTAACCATGCTGTTCAGTTTTCATACACTCATCATTAACATAATCTGATCTTATTTATTgccttttaataatttatttgaagcGTTTTGCATAAAGCAAAAAATGATGGAATAATAAACAactgagttatttttttctttttttatgttgtggATTGTTTCCAACTCCAGCAGGTTACTGGAGTTGaagatatttttcttcttgGCAGAAGCGGCAAAACTCTTTTTAGCAAAAGAAAAGCTCCGTATCTAATTTAGATTTATGCACAAAGTTCTTgtttacaaaacatgtttaacttGTTTGTTGCAAGATGCTTTATATGCATTCAGATATGAAGGAAATATGAAATATCATAAGATTATGATGGGTATAAACATCTTACCTGACTTAAAGCCTTAACTCAAATAGCCAACATTAATCCCAAGCTAAACTGATTTCTACTTCTATGCTAACAGTCCACCTGTTACTGCTTCCTCAGCAATACAAATATCTCCACTTCAAAGGGTCCCTGCCCTTAGTGCTGAAGTGCAGCGCCATTCAGGCATTTTACTCTATCAGGAACTTCACTGTTGCTTATTTCTTTCTGGGTGAGTGACTTGTTTCTTAAAGAATTCTTAAACAGTCATCTTAATCATGTAGTTTAGTTCCGTACTGTTATTCATTGCACATTATCACAATTgttatcagttttttttcccccacattttgatgtaaaatgtttttttcaggtTATATCCCAAAAACATGGATCTGCAAAACTCTGAATCTTCATTTGGACAGGTATACGTTTTATACATaagtttcataaatgttttggGCATTCAGAGCATTGTGAGGAGTTGGATTAGCATTGTTGTGTTTGAAtgtccttttcttcctccagctcTGTCCATCGTCTGGACAGCATAACTGGATTTGTGGACCTGTCCCTCCTCTACCACCTCTGGATCAGCGccaccttcctcctcttcaccTGGTACATCACATTGCTGCTCTTTAGGATCTTTGTCACAGAGGTATGTGAACTGATTGAAATCCTTTGTCAAGTCAAACCCAGTAGAAGTGACTTTATTGCAATGGTTTGTTCTGTGATatagttttactttttagtAAACTTAGCTTTGACCCAGTTGTCTTGGCTTGCTCCCTTCGtgcaaaatacaaatgcacgccatacatttcagttatttgtaaaaataaataaataaatctcagtaAATCAGAGGAAAGTTTGTGCTTGTAAAGTGTCGATGTCGAAAAATTCAAGTGGTATCAATATTTTGCAAGCCTCTGGCAGACATGTAAAAACATTGTGGataatgtgtatatatttgtatattttttgcagGTGTACAGTTTCCCTGTGCAACCAACTTTTACTGAAGATTCTTACCAGTGTCTTCCCAGAGTTCTCATTGACCAACAACCAATGATCTTGAAGGTATAAAAATTGACTCGCAGGTTGTTGCgcagtcatatttttattgtttgttttctgactcTTGTCTTCTTCTAAATGTTAGTTCCTAGCCCTGCAGGACTTGGCTCTGCTGTCCAAACATTCTCCATCCAGACGCGGTGAAGTCTTCAGTCTCAGCCAACCAGGTCTGCCACATTTTCCACACGTAGAATAATTCTTTGtgatattttgttcttttatttaagTGCATCTTGATATCCAGTTTGGCTTTCAGCAGTATTTTTTACGTCTTTTCTAGGTGGGCATGCTCATAACTGGAATGCTGTCAGTAGAGCGTGTCTGACTCTGCTAGCTGATCTGACGCAGAGACTTGTGGCTTATCATGAAACCGTAGCAACCAATGGGAGGGCCAAATCTCTGTCCAGTGGCAGTGAAAGGAAGATTTCATCTGACACATCATGTAAGTTGCTCACAAGCGTTTGATACAGGTGAAGCCTTTCAGATCACTAAagcttaatattttttctttaccttaAAGTTACCTCTGGTACAGAAGACCTGTTTAGCCCAAGATCAACTTTCCTAACCAAGACTCCTACTTCAGTTTTTGCCCGCTCTTTTGCCGGAGGTCCACACAGCCCTCTGACGGCACCGTTCACGCCCGACCTGGACAGCCCCTTTTCCTCACCCACCTTGCGGCGGCTCACTGGTCCGGTGGATCAGTGCTCGCCGTGGCACGGCTCGGTGCAGAGCCCACACATCATGAGGCGGGTGcccaaactctggtccacctccGCAGGTTAGAGGAGCGTTAAACAAAGGCCACACTCTaccttttaatttcttaatgtttAGCAGCAAAGCAAGCCATACTTATTTACTTCTGATGTTTACCTACTTTGGACTGTATGGTAGTAAGTAATgagaatattttctttcaatattgTCTTTCCAGAGTCACAGGTCAGCAGCAGCCCACCACGCTCTCCAGCCTCGGTTCCCAGTCCCAAACAGGAATCCACCAAACCAAGTTTTCTGGCCCAGTTccttcaaaacagaaaagaacaggtactaaaatgtcacagtaTAAGTTTGTTACAAtgcctttcaaaaatattcacctaataatttgatattttgttgtttaaaaccacacatttcaatttatttgatCAGATTTGTATGtgttagaccaacacaaagtattgcACGAATTAAAAGAGAATAGTGCTTCGAATGTCACATCAACTATAACCAGTTAAAACCACCAAAAATTAACATAAGCAACACTTAATCAGAgaatacatatttattaactTCAATAACCTGATTAACCAttaatattctaaataaaaaatgtttgctgaaaattaacttaattttaaatatgttgtttttgcttaaaatattCTTGAAATATCCTATAGAGAATATAAAAGAACAACTAAGATTTGGATTAAACTTCACTGAAGTCACATTGTTGCATTGAACTGAGTCTTTTTGCTCTTTCATTAAAGTGAGAAATGTTCTGTGCTGTATTACCAGCAGGGTGGTTATTGGGGTGaatcactattttttttattattattataacttttCTATAGTGCCTTTTACATAAGATCCCATTTAAAGCACATTGAAGTTTTAAACAATCaagggttgtgaatactttAACAAGGCATTGTATGAGTCTGTCCAGCTCTGCACTTCAGATTTAAGGCTTTCTTCACTCAAACTCTTTACAGAGATCATAACTATGAAATGATTTCATGAGCTTTCTCAATTAGTAAAAGTGTTGACTCCAAATATACAGACACCACATTGTCAGTAACGGGTTTGAAaatcttgtttggtttttattttttctggaaatatgccttcacat includes:
- the LOC116721820 gene encoding uncharacterized protein LOC116721820, whose product is MASASGKAEKASKFEMLKLLENCRKERDDALQRESALREKLRQNETRLRSTEGLKQKLKILTVDNKELRKQVKALRTDIGLERSPNFSGKTTKDIVNDFEEKERECNSLIDKTGKLRVTIDDLTAELSNVTTSKMLLEDQVQSLQQNLKDMTNNQRRLLKLWDDKKTQREQLALPAIVQKPFTHKEIQTDMSISSYQKLPPNAFETKQIRQDGDKDNLSSFGNGFHYSRKSSVDNET
- the ndc1 gene encoding nucleoporin NDC1 isoform X2: MFPSETSCWFIRKVIWWRAAASIAWSVLLLPPTTAVFVFLSKFSFLHPIQTISECLSLLMSSCLIFSFILLGGVVIMVGFLNLEYYTVIPTIACSKIALLGQLLHPRQVVNSLAHCLMGVIVGWCCAVTVGNRYETLGCPCKSSDGVPQMGLNEYHLVFLLAGAFVGFSHSLLGVIHNINYVSFHAVQQYKYLHFKGSLPLVLKCSAIQAFYSIRNFTVAYFFLGYIPKTWICKTLNLHLDSSVHRLDSITGFVDLSLLYHLWISATFLLFTWYITLLLFRIFVTEVYSFPVQPTFTEDSYQCLPRVLIDQQPMILKFLALQDLALLSKHSPSRRGEVFSLSQPGGHAHNWNAVSRACLTLLADLTQRLVAYHETVATNGRAKSLSSGSERKISSDTSFTSGTEDLFSPRSTFLTKTPTSVFARSFAGGPHSPLTAPFTPDLDSPFSSPTLRRLTGPVDQCSPWHGSVQSPHIMRRVPKLWSTSAESQVSSSPPRSPASVPSPKQESTKPSFLAQFLQNRKEQLPEASSQALFADSQAHIWALEVLSYLVQASFTEDQFGVVQTTLPSILSSMLHLQEAVDRHFKLPHASSKPVRSANSMEDFTYKTLRFALRATLKTAIYRITTTFGSHLNAVQMSAEHRKRLQQFLEFKE
- the ndc1 gene encoding nucleoporin NDC1 isoform X1, which translates into the protein MFPSETSCWFIRKVIWWRAAASIAWSVLLLPPTTAVFVFLSKFSFLHPIQTISECLSLLMSSCLIFSFILLGGVVIMVGFLNLEYYTVIPTIACSKIALLGQLLHPRQVVNSLAHCLMGVIVGWCCAVTVGNRYETLGCPCKSSDGVPQMGLNEYHLVFLLAGAFVGFSHSLLGVIHNINYVSFHAVQQYKYLHFKGSLPLVLKCSAIQAFYSIRNFTVAYFFLGYIPKTWICKTLNLHLDSSVHRLDSITGFVDLSLLYHLWISATFLLFTWYITLLLFRIFVTEVYSFPVQPTFTEDSYQCLPRVLIDQQPMILKFLALQDLALLSKHSPSRRGEVFSLSQPGGHAHNWNAVSRACLTLLADLTQRLVAYHETVATNGRAKSLSSGSERKISSDTSFTSGTEDLFSPRSTFLTKTPTSVFARSFAGGPHSPLTAPFTPDLDSPFSSPTLRRLTGPVDQCSPWHGSVQSPHIMRRVPKLWSTSAESQVSSSPPRSPASVPSPKQESTKPSFLAQFLQNRKEQVKNFMAKRVLIMYLFNKLPEASSQALFADSQAHIWALEVLSYLVQASFTEDQFGVVQTTLPSILSSMLHLQEAVDRHFKLPHASSKPVRSANSMEDFTYKTLRFALRATLKTAIYRITTTFGSHLNAVQMSAEHRKRLQQFLEFKE